The Akkermansia sp. RCC_12PD genome contains the following window.
AATCGGTTCCCGGGGGATGTCGTTCATGTTGCGGTTCAGAGCTTCCGCTTTGTTCCGGGCAAGTTGTTCCAGCTCCTGCTTCATCGTATCCCCGAGGCTGATCAGTTGACCAAATCCATCGGGCTTGACCTGATGCGCTGCATTGACGGCGACCTGTCTGATGACAGGACCCAGGGGATGCCGGGAGCTGTTGGCTATGCCCATTCCGGTTGCCATGGCGGCCCGCTCCAGCATGTCCCGGCAGATCTTGTCCGTTTTCTCGGCATTGTTTCCCTGGGCATAGGGGCTGGTCATTTGCAGCCCGGCAAGGAAGGCCGTCTGCCTGACGGTACTGTTGAATCCAGTCCGGAGAAGCAATTCCCTGTTGCCCGCCGCGTCGAAATAATCGGGACGCAGTTCGTCGATTCTTCCATTGGGGTAGACAATACCGGAGAGGTAGGTTTGTTCATCCCGGCGATCCCTGACATTGAAGAAGAGTTCTTCGTGAGCACGGATAATCTCCCGGGAGATACCGCTGATGCGACTGATTTCATCGTAATCGCATCCGTCATTCAGGAGGAGGGCGTGAATAAGATTGCGTGCCCCTGCTGCCATCTCGCCTGAAAGAGCGATGGCTTCCATCAGGACGGCATTGTTTTCTTTACCCATGAGGAGTTTGATTGTTCTGCGTATTGTCTGTTCCTTGAACCAGGCTGGCGGCATGATTTCTTCCCGGGCATATGACCTGGCGATGATCCAGCCGGCATCGGGACGTCCCAGCAAAGTCTGAATCCTCCTGATTCTATTCGCCATCTCCAACGGGATGACCTGGAGAACGGGATCATCATGATCCGGGGAAAGCCATGTATCGGGATGAGGGACCAGTGGGGCGATTCTTTCTATGATTGCGCGTTTCACGAAGGAATTTTAATACTGCACTAACAAAAAGCAACACATTGATATTCAGCTTGAAAACAAAGTATTTTCCATGCCTGACAGCTAAAAAACAGCTCTCCTTCATGATGAAGAAGAGCTGCTGAATGTCGGCCTTATCCGTCCCTGGCTTCCAGCGTCCTGACGATTGCTTCGGCTCCACGCTTGTACACGGTCACGGCCAACAGCTCTCCGTCGCGGAAGACGGCCCAGAAGCGGGTGCCCTTGTACTTCTCAATCGTCAGCATCAGGCAACACCTCCTTTCCGGGATGATGGCGGGAATCGAGCAGATGTCTCAGTACGGCCCCGATATTGGCTTCGTACATGTCACGTGTGTGTTTGTTGCAGGCTATGGCATACAGGCAACGGGCATCAAGGATGTCGATGCCTTCACCGCAGAGCCGGATGCAGTTTTCAAGGGTAGTAGCCAGCTCCGTCTCCGGAATCGGCGAATCCAGCAGGATGCTTTCGTCTTCGTCCAGAGACTTCTGCTGTTCTTCCGTCAATTCCGGGAGATTCACCAGAGCCGTCATGGACGGGCCGTGAATCGTCAGCTTGCTCAACCCCAGCGAAGGATCGTTCTGATGTCTGCTGCAAAGCGACACCGCCTTCTCGATCCGGGCCAGTAGCTCCTCGTCCAGTTCCAGATACACATACGGAGCGTCCGTATCGTATCCGCTCGTGGAGCGCAGTTGCGCGATGATGGGCATCGTCTTCATGTTTCGTTCTCTTCCTTTCCTGTCAGAGTTACTTGCGGAAGAAGGCGATGACGCCCAGGATCAACAGCACGGCGAGCAGGTACGGAGCTACGGCCACCAGAGCCGACAGGATGCCGACGACGACAGGCCCCAACAGACACAGCAGTACGAGCACTACCAGGGCGATCATGATGACTTTCATGTTCATGGCCGTGCCTCATGCGGGAACTCTTGTCCGGGATGATCGACGAACCGGAGCGGCAGCGGACACCCATTGCCTGAGCGCCTGCCGTCCGGCATAGGTAATCAGCCAGCAGTCGGGACGAAGCAGGAATTCCTCTTCCTTCGTACGGATGATGAATTCCCGCCCTGCCAGACCACGGACGGCATGCCTGACGCTCTCTTGTTCGATGCCACGGCATTCCGCCATGATCTCCTCGTCACTGCGTTCGAAGTCGCCGTGAAGGTACAGCAGAATGGACAGCTCCAGCCCGGTCAGGGACGAAGTCCGTCTCATACGCTTCACCCGCAGATGATGTTTTCTTCTCATGGGCATCTCAGGTCAGTTGTTCAAGGTATAGCTGTCGGCCAGATCCCAGAGCTCCCGGTTCAGGCGCGTATTGCCGTCAATACCGTTGAGAGCCCGCAGGGAACGGCGGCGATAAGCACCTTCCTTCTGGGGCTTCAAGGGAACGCCTCCCCGGATCAGGTTTTCCTGAACCCGGTTGAAGCACTGCCAGACGGTAGCCGGTCCTCCCGCCGTAAAGCCGATGTCGTTCCAACGCCGGGGAGACAGAAGAGCTTCGGGACGTATCCTGTCTTCGTAGTCGTCTCCCAGGCGCAGCCGGGCCGCTTCATGAACGAAGTCCACCTGTCGCTTGTAGGGTAGTTCGACTCCCTGCATGCGATAGATGTCGTCCATGATACGGGGCGTTTCAGAGGCCAACTGAAGACTGGCGGCGATCACCTCGTCCCCGGCATGGCCCATGTGGCGGATGTTGATCGCGGCAATACGAGCCCCTACAATCAGACCGTTGGTACAGACCAGCCGGAAGATCCCGGCCATGAGCTGGTAGGAGCAGCTGCCGTTGTGACTGTTGATCATGACCACTTCGATACGCTGGTCACGGTTGTGTTCCAGCACATCCCGGTGGGTGAAACGAATCAGATGTTTGCGGGTGGGGGTGCCGTCCGGTTTCCGGGTACGCTGTTCCTGGGCTCCGACGACGAGAAACCCGGCTTCTTCCATCTGGTCGAGCAGGGAGTCGGAGGAGACGAAGCGGTATTTCTCCGAGCGGCTCTCGTCCTCGCGGTCGGCGAAGACGGAGGGTGCGACACGTCGGATCTGGACTCTGTCCAGCGGGCTGTTGTCGCGGTTGCGATAGAGTTCGCGTGTGGATGTATGAGTATTCATGTTCATTGATGGTTGGTTTGTTGCAACAAAAAGCCCGCCTCCCGGAACAAAGCCGGGAGGCGGGCACTGGCAGGAAGCAGAGAATCTACTTCCTCATGGATATATGACGCGGGGAGAGAGGGTTTTTCAGATGAGTGTATTCAAAAATGGATACTTATTTTATTGTGCAATAACGGCGTAATGCATCAAAATAACCGTTAAGTGCCCTTAACGAGGTGATCGTTCCATTAGACTGAGTTCTGGATGTCGATGTTTTGCAGGGTTTGAGAACTCTATCCATGAACTGCTGGCTTTAAGTAGCTTGTATCGGAAGACAGGTTCAATCGGTTTTTCCTGATTTTTCCAAGCATCGATCCACTCTGGCAGCATGGCTTTGAGTCTTTTTCTGCAGGGTGGGTCCATGGCAAACAAGAGTTTTTTTGAGAATTTTGGGCTCTCTTGTTTTCAGAAAATAATTTCTGCTGCGTTTCTCTTTGACGGGCTTTTCTTTTGTCGTGGAGAGAGCTCTGATAATTGTCTTAGTGACTTATGCTAGCCCTTGTCTCCCGCTAATGCTCGTCATTTTTGAACGACATGCTATTGATTTTATTTAACCCACTCAGAAGACAAGGCTTCTGCCTGCTGAAGTACCGTTTGTACCGCAGAATCCTGAAGGTCGGGAGGATAACCATATTTGCGTAATATTCGCCTGACCAAGACACGCATGCGAGCGCGAGCCGATTCACGGTGCGCCCAATCCACTGACACGTTTTCACGTAGACTCGTTAACAATTCTTGAGCGATTAGGCACAGCTTCTCGTCGCCCATCATTTGCACGGCGCTTTCGTTTTGGGCAAGCGCATCGTAAAAGGCGATTTCTTCATCAGACAAACCGGATTCCTCACCTCGCTGACGAGCTTCGCGAATGTCTTTGGCCAATTGGATCAGTTCTTTTAGCACCTCTGCGGTAGTGATCGCGTTGGCATGATAGCGCGCCACAGCGTCTTCCAAACGTTCTGAGAAAGCCTTGGTTTGAACTACGTTGGTCTTGCTGCGAGAGCGAATGCCGTCATTGAGCAATTTGCGTAAAGCTTCCAGCGCAAGGTTCTTTTTCTCCATTTGCTGCACTTCGGCCAGGAATTCGTCAGAGAGGATGGAAATATCCGGACTCTGTATACCAGCTGCAGCCAGAATATCGACA
Protein-coding sequences here:
- a CDS encoding DUF932 domain-containing protein, translating into MNTHTSTRELYRNRDNSPLDRVQIRRVAPSVFADREDESRSEKYRFVSSDSLLDQMEEAGFLVVGAQEQRTRKPDGTPTRKHLIRFTHRDVLEHNRDQRIEVVMINSHNGSCSYQLMAGIFRLVCTNGLIVGARIAAINIRHMGHAGDEVIAASLQLASETPRIMDDIYRMQGVELPYKRQVDFVHEAARLRLGDDYEDRIRPEALLSPRRWNDIGFTAGGPATVWQCFNRVQENLIRGGVPLKPQKEGAYRRRSLRALNGIDGNTRLNRELWDLADSYTLNN